The proteins below come from a single Zea mays cultivar B73 chromosome 8, Zm-B73-REFERENCE-NAM-5.0, whole genome shotgun sequence genomic window:
- the LOC542408 gene encoding subtilisin-chymotrypsin inhibitor homolog 1, whose translation MSSTECGGGGGGAKTSWPEVVGLSVEDAKKVILKDKPDADIVVLPVGSVVTADYRPNRVRIFVDIVAQTPHIG comes from the coding sequence ATGAGCTCCACGgagtgcggcggcggcggcggcggcgccaagACGTCGTGGCCTGAGGTGGTCGGGCTGAGCGTGGAGGACGCCAAGAAGGTGATCCTCAAGGACAAGCCGGACGCCGACATCGTGGTGCTGCCCGTCGGCTCCGTGGTGACCGCGGATTATCGCCCTAACCGTGTCCGCATCTTCGTCGACATCGTCGCCCAGACGCCCCACATCGGCTGA